A genomic region of Cotesia glomerata isolate CgM1 linkage group LG9, MPM_Cglom_v2.3, whole genome shotgun sequence contains the following coding sequences:
- the LOC123272196 gene encoding uncharacterized protein LOC123272196, whose product MLQHYQDAMSMVRKFSKPDLFITMTCNPKWREITENLLPGQSASDRPDLTARVFDIKEDALVKTIGKEQLFGEVLAYNWVIEFQKRGLPHLHMLITLKNNSKIKTPDSVDKFISAEIPNPHDNPILHEIVTRNMLHGPCGDWCLIDGICSKRFPKDIRNETTMDDNGYPSYRRRDEGITFSRNNSVFDNRHVVPYNPTLIQIFDCHINVEVVCSVTAVKYLFKYVYKGHDKAGVTISGNIPSELDPQEQTTHETISNPNDNVINHDEVKNFVDARYDGPVEPAWRIFSKKLQDKSHSIVRLPVHLPNQQSITINDDCNEQDLLAALQRQSMLIDYFSLNVLKSFEDLRTVNGIIYETYMSACLAAGLIEDDQEWRRTLHEAVTWMMPRQLRCLFARILIHCQPTDPESLWNEFKEAMSEDFNRQVGVERGQKKAYAYINNMIEREGCSLSSFPGMPPVENDLCDNESVQILTQDLSQSYYNKLNINQKEIVDFVLNSVENNATNLPNCIYIDGPGGSGIAATLLPNGKTVHRTFGLPVPMFSDSSSHIKPNSQQGKYLKTVDVFIWDEAPMSPSGTLNNLDDIMDLPDECFTSNNNDIVENVYGRIIRGKRYDELTTTVILSARNIDVDFINTQVVELLDFSTEHIYIGVDSTENCDNENFDDAILPEYLNTLNPPNFPPYELKLRQYSIVMLIRNLNLSEGLCNGTRLIILELGVHVLKCKILTGDKAGEIVFINRTTIPN is encoded by the exons ATGTTACAGCATTACCAAGATGCTATGTCTATGGTTCGTAAGTTTAGTAAAccagatttatttattactatgaCATGTAATCCTAAGTGGCGTGAAATTACGGAAAACTTATTACCTGGACAAAGTGCTTCAGACAGACCAGATTTGACGGCGCGTGTGTTTGATATAAAAGAAGATGCCCTGGTTAAAACTATTGGAAAAGAACAACTTTTTGGTGAAGTTCTAGCCTATAATTGGgtaattgaatttcaaaaacgAGGACTACCGCACTTACATAtgttaataacattaaaaaataattctaaaataaaaactcctgATAGTGTTGATAAATTCATCTCTGCAGAAATTCCAAATCCTCATGATAATCCCATATTACATGAAATTGTTACTAGAAACATGCTTCATGGACCTTGTGGCGATTGGTGCCTGATTGATGGAATTTGTTCCAAAAGATTTCCGAAAGATATCCGTAATGAAACAACAATGGATGATAATGGATACCCTTCTTATCGTAGACGAGATGAAGGAATAACATTCTCTAGAAATAATTCTGTTTTTGATAATCGTCATGTTGTTCCGTACAATCCTACACTTATACAAATTTTTGACTGTCATATTAACGTAGAAGTTGTTTGCTCGGTAACAGcagtcaaatatttatttaaatacgtTTATAAAGGTCATGATAAAGCTGGTGTTACAATTTCAGGTAATATACCATCTGAACTGGATCCACAGGAACAAACGACTCATGAAACAATAAGTAATCCAAACGACAATGTTATTAATCATGacgaagttaaaaattttgttgatgcTCGATATGATGGTCCAGTTGAACCCGCTTGGcgaattttttctaaaaaattacaagataAAAGTCACTCCATTGTTCGTTTACCAGTACATTTACCTAATCAACAAAGTATCACTATCAATGATGATTGTAATGAACAAGATCTTCTGGCAGCTTTGCAAAGGCAATCGATGTTAATCGATTATTTTTCTCTAAAT GTGCTTAAAAGCTTTGAAGATTTGAGAACGGTGAATGGGATAATCTATGAAACTTATATGTCTGCATGTTTAGCTGCTGGGTTAATTGAAGATGATCAAGAATGGAGACGAACGTTACATGAAGCAGTAACTTGGATGATGCCACGACAATTAAGATGTTTATTTGCTCGCATACTAATTCATTGTCAACCTACTGATCCAGAAAGTTTGTGGAATGAATTTAAAGAAGCAATGTCCGAAGACTTTAACAGACAGGTGGGAGTAGAACGAGGACAGAAAAAGGCTTACGCATACATTAATAATATGATTGAACGAGAAGGATGTAGTCTTTCTTCATTTCCCGGTATGCCACCAGTTGAAAATGATTTATGTGATAATGAATCGGTACAAATTTTGACCCAAGACCTATCGCAatcatattataataaattgaatatcaaTCAAAAAGAAATTGTAGATTTTGTTTTGAATTCTGTAGAAAATAACGCAACCAATCTGCCGAATTGTATTTATATAGATGGACCAGGTGGTTCGG GTATTGCCGCAACTCTTTTACCCAATGGAAAAACTGTTCACAGAACTTTTGGATTACCTGTACCTATGTTTTCAGATTCTTCTTCTCATATCAAGCCTAACTCTCAACAAGGAAAATATCTCAAAACCGTAGATGTATTTATTTGGGACGAAGCTCCAATGTCTCCTAG TGGAACTCTCAACAATTTAGATGATATAATGGATCTTCCTGATGAGTGTTTTACTTCAAATAACAATGATATTGTAGAAAACGTATATGGTAGAATAATTAGAGGCAAACGTTATGACGAACTCACAACAACAGTAATTCTGTCAGCTAGAAACATTGATGTCGATTTTATAAATACTCAGGTTGTTGaacttttagatttttctaCAGAACATATTTACATCGGTGTTGACAGCACTGAAAATTGTGACAATGAGAACTTTGATGACGCTATTCTGCCCGAATATTTGAACACTTTAAATCCACCCAATTTTCCACCCTATGAACTTAAATTACGACAATACTCGATAGTAATGCTAAtcagaaatttgaatttaagcGAAGGACTTTGTAATGGTACAAGactgattattttggaatTGGGAGTTCATGTTTTGAAATGCAAAATTCTAACTGGTGACAAAGCTGGAGAGATTGTTTTTATCAATCGA acgaCAATTCCCAATTAA
- the LOC123271587 gene encoding uncharacterized protein LOC123271587 yields the protein MNNPPVQALTISFTTNHEIHHWVDRDDSVILKGYVDAITPLIQRGHITFFQIIVNNNDGSRVTVIFCGNYAVNHHALIQLNQIIELSRVQVRKSTFRREHDLLFLAESEINLNHGQFVRANPIIAEVDVSIQLVPQSTGIIFISGWLKLPFVGMDNGRYGSGLIVDGNYKIKVHVNPFVPYQGLIEGVYVCVRGKFCRNQNGIPFVSVNNIQDVSLVPNKSILTTVELSRLGHIIP from the exons atgaatAACCCACCAGTTCAAGCACTTACTATTTCATTTACAACTAATCATGAAATCCACCATTGGGTAGATCGAGATGATTCCGT aattttgAAGGGTTATGTAGATGCCATTACACCACTGATACAGAGAGGacatataactttttttcaaattatcgtGAACAATAATGACGGTTCACGAGTAACGGTTATTTTTTGTGGTAATTACGCAGTCAACCACCACGCATTGATTCAATTAAATCAG ATAATCGAGCTGTCACGCGTGCAAGTCCGCAAGTCAACTTTCCGTCGTGAACATGATCTACTCTTTCTAGCGGAGtctgaaataaatttgaacCATGGTCAATTCGTTCGTGCTAATCCGATAATCGCAGAAGTGGACGTTTCAATTCAATTAGTTCCTCAATCCACTGGAATAATAT TTATTTCAGGATGGCTAAAACTGCCATTTGTTGGAATGGATAATGGTCGTTACGGGAGTGGATTGATTGTAGatggaaattataaaattaaagttcacGTTAACCCCTTTGTCCCATATCAAGGGTTAATTGAAGGTGTCTATGTTTGTGTGCGTGGGAAATTTTGTCGAAATCAAA atGGTATTCCTTTCGTATCCGTGAACAACATTCAGGATGTAAGTCTCGTGCCAAACAAATCGATTCTTACTACGGTAGAATTGAGTAGATTAGGTCACATAATTCCTTAA